Proteins encoded together in one Maricaulis maris window:
- a CDS encoding HupE/UreJ family protein yields MFSFPPNSGSNRSLWAVFAALSACLLVGGDALAHGVTEGDKGYIQEITGINLIPFLYLGAKHMVTGYDHLLFLFGVVFFLYRLKHVGIYVSLFAIGHSTTMLAGVFFNIGLNAYLIDAIIGLSVVYKAMDNLGAFQRWFGVQPSTKAATLVFGLFHGFGLSTKLIDYDIAPDGLLPNLLAFNVGVEVGQLLALAAILIAMGFWRRTASFARHAFLANAILMCAGFILMGYQLTGYFVA; encoded by the coding sequence ATGTTTTCATTCCCGCCCAATTCGGGCTCAAACCGGTCGCTATGGGCGGTCTTCGCAGCGCTCTCTGCGTGTCTCCTGGTGGGCGGCGATGCGCTGGCCCACGGGGTCACGGAAGGCGACAAGGGCTATATCCAGGAGATCACGGGCATCAATCTGATCCCCTTCCTCTATCTGGGCGCTAAGCACATGGTGACGGGGTATGACCACCTCCTCTTCCTGTTCGGCGTGGTCTTCTTCCTCTACCGGCTCAAGCATGTCGGCATCTATGTCAGCCTGTTCGCCATCGGCCATTCCACCACCATGCTGGCTGGTGTCTTCTTCAATATCGGGCTTAACGCCTATCTGATCGACGCCATTATCGGCCTGTCCGTTGTCTACAAAGCGATGGACAATCTGGGAGCCTTCCAGCGCTGGTTCGGCGTGCAGCCTTCCACCAAGGCCGCCACGCTGGTCTTCGGCCTGTTCCACGGTTTCGGCCTGTCGACCAAGCTGATCGACTATGACATCGCGCCGGACGGGCTCCTGCCCAACCTCCTGGCCTTCAATGTCGGGGTTGAGGTCGGCCAGCTTCTGGCCCTGGCGGCGATCCTGATCGCGATGGGCTTCTGGCGGCGCACGGCGAGCTTTGCCCGTCATGCCTTCCTCGCCAACGCCATTCTCATGTGCGCCGGCTTCATCCTGATGGGCTATCAGCTCACCGGCTACTTCGTCGCGTAG
- a CDS encoding transmembrane anchor protein has protein sequence MFNSQLPSRDDLPSSESLLKSALVALVAAIVILVTIVLPAEYGIDPTRIGRVLGLTQMGEIKMQLAEEATADRETTTAQAGSAAPQEAAVSSAAVIPQDTPAETAVPEEATPVTEAPVEPAAPEWRDTISITLQPGEATEVKLTMRQGGTAIYEWTTDQAGLNSDLHGDNPQDAFISYRQGRNESGDSGEFAAEFDGHHGWFWRNRADVAVTVTLRTRGAYSEFNRLF, from the coding sequence ATGTTCAATTCCCAACTCCCGTCCCGCGACGATCTTCCGTCCAGCGAGAGCCTTTTGAAGTCCGCCCTGGTGGCGCTGGTAGCCGCCATCGTCATTCTGGTGACCATCGTCCTGCCCGCCGAATACGGCATCGACCCGACCCGGATCGGCCGTGTCCTTGGGCTCACCCAGATGGGCGAGATCAAGATGCAGCTCGCCGAGGAGGCGACTGCTGATCGCGAAACCACAACTGCGCAGGCCGGATCTGCGGCACCGCAGGAAGCCGCTGTCTCGTCTGCTGCCGTCATCCCACAGGACACACCTGCTGAAACAGCTGTGCCGGAGGAAGCCACACCGGTGACCGAGGCTCCGGTCGAGCCTGCGGCCCCGGAATGGCGCGACACGATCTCCATCACCCTCCAGCCGGGTGAGGCCACGGAGGTCAAGCTGACCATGCGGCAAGGAGGGACCGCCATCTATGAATGGACGACGGACCAGGCCGGACTGAATTCCGACCTGCACGGGGACAACCCGCAGGACGCCTTCATCTCCTACCGCCAGGGGCGAAACGAGTCTGGCGACAGCGGCGAGTTCGCGGCCGAGTTCGACGGGCATCATGGCTGGTTCTGGCGCAATCGGGCCGATGTCGCCGTGACGGTCACGCTGCGCACGCGCGGGGCCTACAGCGAATTCAACCGGTTATTCTAA
- a CDS encoding acyltransferase produces the protein MIRIGEAFQGRDNRFTPIRILLASLVILEHLFVVAMGTGSQSLVSLQGWSPGYLAVNCFFILSGFLIAGSLDRRRNLFRFVLARALRLWPALIVLSLAAVLILGPVATGLSPAAYWQSAQTWLFIPNIVFFADTSGGPAGVFIGNPAPGEFSASLWTLRYEVLAYAAAALLFFTRALWRPLAISLLWLGMSALVVYLALRHPEAPAVFIEGSRLAAAFLLGVVAYTLRDRIPLTPIPLAVALPLAWFLGDHPAAQIVWNLALATLVLWVGLSRLDRVPTGSSLPDWPYGLYIWHYPLFQLVWHWGWATSLLHLAMIGIPITAAAAALSWHFVEKPALGLSGRLFRSSHG, from the coding sequence ATGATCCGTATCGGCGAGGCCTTTCAGGGCCGCGATAATCGTTTCACACCGATCCGGATCCTCTTGGCGAGCCTGGTCATCCTCGAACATCTTTTCGTCGTGGCGATGGGAACTGGCAGCCAGTCCCTTGTCAGTCTGCAGGGCTGGTCTCCCGGTTATCTGGCCGTGAATTGCTTCTTCATCCTATCCGGCTTTCTCATTGCCGGGAGCCTGGATCGGCGGCGGAACCTGTTTCGCTTCGTGCTGGCGCGAGCCTTGCGCCTCTGGCCTGCCCTCATCGTTCTTTCGCTTGCGGCCGTCCTGATCCTCGGCCCGGTCGCAACCGGCCTGTCTCCTGCGGCTTACTGGCAGTCCGCGCAGACATGGCTCTTCATCCCCAACATTGTCTTTTTCGCTGACACCTCTGGTGGCCCGGCGGGTGTCTTTATCGGCAATCCGGCACCGGGTGAATTCTCGGCCTCGCTGTGGACGTTGCGCTATGAAGTCCTGGCCTATGCGGCTGCAGCACTGCTGTTCTTCACGCGGGCGCTGTGGAGGCCGCTCGCGATCAGCCTGCTGTGGCTCGGGATGTCAGCCTTGGTTGTTTATTTGGCCCTCCGGCACCCGGAAGCACCGGCCGTCTTCATCGAGGGCAGTCGGCTGGCAGCTGCCTTCCTGTTGGGTGTGGTGGCGTACACTCTGCGTGACCGCATTCCGCTGACCCCGATCCCCCTTGCCGTAGCCTTGCCGCTGGCCTGGTTCCTGGGCGACCATCCCGCCGCACAGATCGTCTGGAACCTCGCCCTAGCAACGCTGGTCCTCTGGGTCGGGCTGTCCCGGCTCGACCGAGTGCCGACCGGTTCCAGCCTGCCAGACTGGCCCTACGGCCTCTACATCTGGCACTACCCCTTGTTCCAGCTGGTCTGGCATTGGGGCTGGGCAACATCGCTGCTTCACCTCGCCATGATAGGCATTCCGATCACGGCGGCTGCTGCGGCGCTGTCCTGGCATTTTGTGGAGAAACCTGCACTGGGGTTGTCGGGGCGGCTATTCAGATCAAGCCACGGCTGA